The genomic segment AACTCTAAGGAGGTCGGCTATAACGTTCTCAAACATCTTCCATCACCCCAATATCAGCATATCAACCTCAACATGCTTGTCTGACACTCTGATTTCCTTTATTAAAACGTTCTTTCCGCTGAACTTTTTAATGGCCACGGCTATGGCATTCGCTATGGGATACAGCACGGGTTTCATGCCCTTCTTTTCAAGCAACTGAAGGGCGTAGAGATCCATCGGATTGTCAAGCTTTAGCGTCACCTTGTTGCCATCCTTGATTATTTCCCCTCTCTCGGCAAAGCCAAGGGTGTTTATCATGACCTCGGTGAACCTGTTGAGCAACTCCTGCGGGTCATCACTGCCCTCAAAGCTCAGCTCGTATTCTTCCATCATTGCGTGGAGGAGTTCCTCGCCTATTGAGTTGCCCAATCCCCTCGCCCCAGCTCCAAGAACTTTGTATATTCCAAACAATATGAGGTTGTTTATTTTGGTTGCCATTTCTTCAGACCTCTCGTTCATCCTTTCCACGACCTTCGCCCCCGTCATGGTGCATCCCCTTTCAGGGGGTTTTCAGGATAATCTACCAAAAGGTGGTTTATTAACATTTTTCTGCATATTTTCCGAAAACTATTTCATGCCCAAATCTACGGAATTCACACCCAAATCTGTGGAGAAATGCAGGAAATTTTAAGTAAAGTTTTTTAGGTTTTTGAACTATATTAGTATTCAGTAACGTCCCGAACTTTCTGAACAAACCTGAAACCCAGAACAGGGTGAAACCCGGTGAGGCTCAACGAAAAGCATGTTGAGGAGATACTTGCACTCCGCAACAAGGGTTCTACAGTCAGGGAAATAGCTGAGAGGTTTGGGATAAGCGAGAGAAGGGTCTATCAGGTGCTCAAAAATCCCCACATACATAAGCCCGGCCGACACGAGAAAACACTGGATAGAGAAGTTGAGATGAGGATAATTAACCTCAGGGAGAATGGAAAGTGCATCTCCGAAATTACAGAGAACCTAAGGGCCAGGGGAATCAACGTTTCCTACTACGCTGTATGGAAAACCGTGAGGCGCTGGGAGATGAACAGGCTGGCAAAATCACTTTTCGGAACCAAAAGGGATTATGAGAATTTGATAGGGGTTTTCATCGGAAGAATTAAGCTGAAGGACGGGGCAGTAAAGTTTTTCGTTGTGGAGAACCTGATTTCGGGGAGGGTTCTTGAACACGGCTTCGACGCAAAACTGAGAAATATAGTTGCTAGGGTTGAAAAGCACGCACAACCCGGTGTTCTCTTTGTACTCCAGAGAAGTCCTCCACTCGTCCCAACGCGGGGAAAGAACGCTCTAATAAATCTGCTGGAGGAGAGAAACATTGACTACGTCTGGATAACGCGGAAGCAGGTGAAGAGTATCTTCAACCCCAGAAAGAGGTTTAACTGTCCAACCCACCTCACTAGGGAAGAGTTTATAAGGTGGTTTGAGAGGGAAGGTGTGGATGCACTTGAGAATCTGTGCAAACGGCTCTCGGCAAGGATTAAGGAGATGAACGGGCATGGGTGTGATTGAAAAAATAAGGAACCTGCTTCGCTCAAAAACAGAAGCTGAAATCCAGAGCTTCGAGGACGAGCTCAGGAGCAGATTTGGCTTTGAAGAGTTCCTCTACGCAACGGTCGAGGGGCTCCCAATCACCGGCACGTTTTTATCCTACGAAGAACTCTCCGCGAAGGTTCCCGAAGTCGTGAAAATTCTTTCGGAGCTTGAACCCTCGGGGAACTACACGATTATCGCAGGGGAGAAAGTTTACACGCTTCTCAAGATATCAAGCGAAGTTCTGATGCTGGCGAGGGGAGGGAAGACACTAACAGCGGATGAGATCCAAGAGCTAATCATGAGGAGCAGAAAGGAGCTTGGAATTTAAGGTCTCCACCACAAGTAACTCCAGGGTTTCAATTATTTTTCTGTGAACGTCGATTGAAATCCCGTCCACACTCACCTCCCTTTTACCCCTCACACCATCTATGAGACCGTTCTCGACGAGCAGTCTAACCACAAAGGCCTCCTCCCAGCCATAGAGCAAGTTCCGGCCGAGTTCAATCGAAGCTTCCGCAATCAGACCATAGGCACCCCAGTTTGAAACAGCCGACAGGATTAATTCATCTGTCTCAACAACGCTCGCTATCTTTTCTCCCAGGGGAACGTGCCTGATGACTAAATCCCTGATTTTCCCCATTCCAATTTCATTGCCCCCGTCACCGATTCCAATCGTGGGAACCCCGTGCTCCCCGGCCTTCTCCGCCACCCAGTCAAAGGTCTCGCCCCTTACCTGGAGTCCTGACATGGAGTAGTGGTTGCCATCCACGGCTCTTCCGGGCGTTTCAATGAAGATAACCAGGTCGTAGGAAGAGACGTCAGGCTCTTTGACGAACCTCAAGGAGAGAGCCCTCTGAAAGGGCATCATCGCTTTAACGACTTCCTTCTGTGTCAGGATGTAGGCTTCTCCGCCGAGCGAGGTAACAGTGCGGTAGATTGCCAAAGCTCCCGGAGGGCCGTCCGTCTCAGGAACGTTCACGGGAGGAATAGGGAAGCCAGTGACGATTAGCACTTTTCCATAATTGTCCAAAAACAGTTTTGTAGAATTATGTAAAAAATTAAAGTTTCTTTTCCTGTACTCGAGGTAGAGTTCAAGCACGCCCCTCTTCCCCACGTCCGTGTTGATGAGGTGGGCTATCATCTTTCCACCTCGTAAACGATGATTCTAACCTTCCTGCCTTTAATTGCCTCCTTGAGTTTCCACCAGAGCTCTGTCGGCTCCTCTGCCCTGTGAACGAGCTTATCGCCTGGCCTTATCTCAACTTCCTTCTCCGTGTACCTAACGAAAACACCCTCCCCGTTGAAAATTTCCTTCATTCCATCACCTCCAGTATTTTCCTAAGCTCGTGAAGGGTTCTAATCTCGTAATCAGCCATGTGGTAGCCGTTTTCACCGCTCCTGTTAATCCAGACAGCCGTCATGCCCAGGTGCTTCGCACCGTAAACGTCCTGACTCAGGGAGTCGCCGACATAGAGGGCCTCACCCGGCTTGACGCCGAGCTTTTCGAGGGCGTGGAGAAAAATCTTTGGCTCAGGCTTAATCGCTTTGACGTCTTCCCGTGTTAAGATTACGTCAAAGTACTTGGAAAGGCCCGTCAGCTCGAGCTTAAGCCTCTGGTAGGAAGGCCCGCTCGTAACTACGCCGAGGGAATAGTCCTTCTTCTTCAGCCACTCGAGGGTGGGAAGGACGTCCGGGTAAACTTGGAGCTTGTGGGGATAGCTTTTGAGAAGTTCCTCGTAGCACAGGCTTATGTTGAACATTTGGAAGAAGAAGTTCCAGTCGTGCCAGTCGTAGGTGTCTTTCCTGCCGATTATCTCGTCGAGAAAGCGGTTTCTGGCCTCTTCCCTGGTGATGCCGAGCCGTTTGGATAGTTCGTCGTAAACCCGGGGGAGGAAGAGCTGGATGAGTGGCATTTCCGTGAGAATGGTTCCATCAATGTCAAAGAGAACCGCCCTCATCGTCCCACCCCTTCACGAGGAGAGCCAAGATTTCAACCCCGCGGACGTTCTCGTCCGTTACAATTCCCCAGATTATATCCTTCTCCGCCAAGAGCTCCTGGAAGCGGGAGAGTATCTCGTGCGCACCCTTCAGCGGGAAGTCGTTGCCGACGAGGATTCCAATGAGGCCCCTCTCCCATATTCCCCAGTGCCAGCTGAAGTCAACCCTGTCCAGAAGGCGCATTATTCCAACGTTTCCTCCGTTAATCATGTTGAACAGATCGGCGTAGTCTATGTTGATGAGCATCTGGTTTTCCAAGTAGTAGTAAAGCCTTGAGAAGAGCTCGGATATTGAGACAGAGGCCCTCTCAAAGGCCACTCCCAAGGGGACGTCCTCGCTCAGGAAGTCCCAGAGGGAGTCATAGAAAACCGTCTCAAAGCTATCCGCCCAAGGGGGCTTTTCGTGGATTAGCTCCCGCCTCGGCGTCAAGACGTAGGCGAGCCTTATGGCATCGGATGGACTGTTCTCGATGATTAAGTTCACAAGTTCAAGGTTTATCTCTCTGTCCTCGAAGACGAGCCAGAGAAACGTGTCCTCGGGAATTCTCGAGAAGAACTCCCTAATCCTCCCGCCATATTCTAGGGGTCTTAATAGGTAGCGCCCGGGGTTTATTGTGACCTTAACGACGCCATCTACGCTTATCCTGTCTACTATTCTCGCCCCTGCATTGCCGATTCCAACGAAAAGATGGGTAAAGGAGGGCATAGTTATCATTCAAGGGTCGCGTGCTTCTTCTTCATATCCTTTTCGGTCTTCTGGAACGTCGCCATGAGGAGCGCTATTATTCCATCGAGGAAGATCATCGTGGAGTCCTCGAAGAGGGTTCCCATCGGGGCAATCCACTTGTACTTGGTGAGCATCTGCCGGGCTATGTAGTCTGTGGGTATGTCTGTCTTGGCCCTTCCCGGTATCTCAACGACCACATCGGCAAGCTTCCCAAGGGTCGAGTTGGCGTAGGAGGTTATGGCAACAACCTTTCCGCTTTCCTTCTTGGCTATCTTCGCGGCGTCGACTATGCTGGTTGTTTCTCCAGAACCGCTTATCGCTATAAGCAGGTCACCCTGCTCGAAGGCCGGCGTTATCGTCTCGCCAACGACATAGACGTTGAAGTCAAGGTGCATAAGCCTCATTGCGAAGGCTTTACCAACCAGACCGCTTCTCCCGGCGCCGTACACGAAGATCTTGTTGGCTCCTATCATTGCGTCCACGAATCCTCTTGCCTGCTCAATCTTCAGGCTGTCGGCCACGCCTTTTACATGATCGGCGATGTCGTGCATTGCCTTGCGTATGGTCATCATGTACTCGCCCCAGAACAGGTCTATTATCTTTCTCGTTATTTCGCCCGGGTCTTTGGCCTTGGTTATTGCTCCTCCAACGATTATCACTGTGGCGCCCAGCTCGATTACTTTGGGGATCGTCTCCAGGTTCAACCCGCCCGCGACTGCTACCGGGACGCGGACGGTTTTAACAACGTTTTCCAGGTCTTCAAGGGGGGTCTTCCCCTGAACCTGTTCGTCTATGCCTGTGTGGACGAGGATGTAGTGGACACCCATCCTCTCAAGTTCTTTAGCCCGTTTGACCTTGTCCTTGACCCCTATGAGGTCGACCATTATTCTGATTCCATATCTTCTGGCCACTTCGATGGCGTCCTGGATGGTTTTGTCGTCCGCAACTCCGAGGATGGATACAACGTCTGCCCCGTGCCTTGCGGCCATCTCAACCTCAAGGGCGCCCGTGTCCATGGTTTTGAGGTCTGCCACTATTTTTCTGTCGGGGAAGCGGCGTTTCATAAGCTCAACCGCACGCATTCCTTCTTTTTTTATGAGTGGTGTGCCGACTTCCAGCCAGTGAGCGCCGCCGTGGGCTGCTTTTTCAGCTATAGAAAGAGCCTGGTCAATGTCCGTTAAGTCAAGAGCAACCTGAAGTATCATCTCCTCGCCTCCGAGGGTTTTTCGATTTAGGCTTATCAGGTTACTTTTTAAACTTTGGTGTCTGGAGTTTACATTTAAATGTCAATAAACTTCGCCAAGATTTAAAAGGGAATGTCCCGACTCCGTGGGGGGATGCGTTATGGTGACTTTTATCCCGTTCGGTGAGAGGCCAAACCGTGAGGGTGTTCTCTACGTCCTCAAACTCCTTCAGAAGAATAAACTTTTGGATGATTATGTTATCGTTGAATCAAGTAGGGTTGAGCTCCTGTCGGATAGGGTGCCACAGGATACCGCGTATATCGTGGGTGAGCACCTGGCGACGTATGGTATAGCTGAGA from the Thermococcus sp. genome contains:
- a CDS encoding glutamate cyclase domain-containing protein translates to MIAHLINTDVGKRGVLELYLEYRKRNFNFLHNSTKLFLDNYGKVLIVTGFPIPPVNVPETDGPPGALAIYRTVTSLGGEAYILTQKEVVKAMMPFQRALSLRFVKEPDVSSYDLVIFIETPGRAVDGNHYSMSGLQVRGETFDWVAEKAGEHGVPTIGIGDGGNEIGMGKIRDLVIRHVPLGEKIASVVETDELILSAVSNWGAYGLIAEASIELGRNLLYGWEEAFVVRLLVENGLIDGVRGKREVSVDGISIDVHRKIIETLELLVVETLNSKLLSAPHD
- a CDS encoding helix-turn-helix domain-containing protein; this translates as MRLNEKHVEEILALRNKGSTVREIAERFGISERRVYQVLKNPHIHKPGRHEKTLDREVEMRIINLRENGKCISEITENLRARGINVSYYAVWKTVRRWEMNRLAKSLFGTKRDYENLIGVFIGRIKLKDGAVKFFVVENLISGRVLEHGFDAKLRNIVARVEKHAQPGVLFVLQRSPPLVPTRGKNALINLLEERNIDYVWITRKQVKSIFNPRKRFNCPTHLTREEFIRWFEREGVDALENLCKRLSARIKEMNGHGCD
- a CDS encoding HAD family hydrolase produces the protein MRAVLFDIDGTILTEMPLIQLFLPRVYDELSKRLGITREEARNRFLDEIIGRKDTYDWHDWNFFFQMFNISLCYEELLKSYPHKLQVYPDVLPTLEWLKKKDYSLGVVTSGPSYQRLKLELTGLSKYFDVILTREDVKAIKPEPKIFLHALEKLGVKPGEALYVGDSLSQDVYGAKHLGMTAVWINRSGENGYHMADYEIRTLHELRKILEVME
- the hxlAB gene encoding bifunctional 3-hexulose-6-phosphate synthase/6-phospho-3-hexuloisomerase, producing the protein MILQVALDLTDIDQALSIAEKAAHGGAHWLEVGTPLIKKEGMRAVELMKRRFPDRKIVADLKTMDTGALEVEMAARHGADVVSILGVADDKTIQDAIEVARRYGIRIMVDLIGVKDKVKRAKELERMGVHYILVHTGIDEQVQGKTPLEDLENVVKTVRVPVAVAGGLNLETIPKVIELGATVIIVGGAITKAKDPGEITRKIIDLFWGEYMMTIRKAMHDIADHVKGVADSLKIEQARGFVDAMIGANKIFVYGAGRSGLVGKAFAMRLMHLDFNVYVVGETITPAFEQGDLLIAISGSGETTSIVDAAKIAKKESGKVVAITSYANSTLGKLADVVVEIPGRAKTDIPTDYIARQMLTKYKWIAPMGTLFEDSTMIFLDGIIALLMATFQKTEKDMKKKHATLE